The window TAAGATTGAAGCTCTTTTCATGGTGGGAAGTTTTGTGAAAAatggtttcttttttgttttgatcttGGTTTCAATTGCTTAAAAACCTTAAACCCTTGCAGAACCCAAAACCCTTTCGAGATGTCTGGTTTCCCTTTCCCCTGTCTTGTCTGTTAACACGCCTATATAGAGGAGGGGTAGATGGAAAGAGGctatttttgcttttatatatatatatatatttgtgaagaaagaagaatcggtaaaataatatagtttgtatatattataattgaaaaatagaatatttatagtttattttattccGAAtagtgatatttttaaaaatattaaataaacaggaaaaaaattattaaatgaataggagagaaaaaaaatcagaaatatttcaattacaacataatcaatattattaaaaataatttaataagataaatttaataacacaaataaaaatcactataaatatttcaaatagaCTAAACTTACTGTAAAGAtgatttacttattttttataacaagtaTGACCTAGTcgaattatcattaataatctattgaaatttttaaaatttttattgaagatGTTATATTTATATTCCTGAGATCTTTTAAATTGtactataatattataattggagttttaatatttcttcaaaatctttttttttcttctctcctttttatttaataattttttcttaatataagcTATAAATACCATATTTCTCAATCACAtgtacaaattatattattttactaattattttttaattgtgctattacattaatattttcaatttactatactaattttaaaataaaaattcatggaAAGAAGAGGAGGATTCTTTGTGTTGCGTtgaagaattgttttgatatgaggTATTAAACTAGAATCATAGATTGAATGAGTTAATTTAAATGGATTAAAACCaatcaaaaacaatttatttcaaaattaaaaaagaaaaatattaaaacaacatcatttatattttttaaaaatcaaaccagaTTTTAACCTGGTTTCAAAAAACTTATCAAATTGAAGAAACGAATCTTATATGCAACTGCAAAGAAATTGACTAGTTGATTAGAATGGGATTTGGAATGTATCAATGgattgcatttgtttttacaGTTTCAGGAGGCATGCAGTGACTAAGGAGTCTGTTACCTTCCAAATTGGGACGAGGCCTACTTGAGAATCTAACCTCGTGATGAATCTTATGTACAACAAAGAATACATTGTTTCCTCTTTACACAGAGAAGAAATCACAGTCCATCTTCGGAAACCCATATGCATTCCACAAATCTAAAAACAAGAACCCCTCAAACTGCTGAAGATGTAATTGACTCTCAAAAGCTAGGGGGCTCTCGAAATGCAGGGGGTGTGTCAGGTGGCCTGCTATAAATGTCGTCAAAAAGAAGACTCACACTCCTTCCCGCTTCAATGTCATCATCCAAATAAGTGGTCCGGGACAACCTGTTAGTGCCTCTCCAGTCCAAGTGTTGCTCATGGTCCTCTAAGCTTTTTTCCGATAAATTATCATAGTCATTTTCAGAAGCATGGAGGTTGAAATCAGGAGGCTCGAGAAAACTTGCTTGGTGGAAATCAGGAGGCTCGAGAAAACTTGCTTGGGGCTGCGCACCAAATGGGGCACTTCTTACCCACCAATGGCTCCTAGTAGGATGTGCAAGGTTGCTGGAGTCATGATGTAGTACACTTTCCTGGAAGAATGGGGCAGACGTTGAAGCACCCAAATGAGACTCGGAACGGTCCTGGTAATTGTGACCCCAGAACTCTTCATCATATCTTGCTTCATTTTGCTCCAAGTTGGATGGCGTCCAATAATCCCTGGAATGCTGTTGCTCAGCTGCTTCAAATGGTACTGCTGTGGCATCTCTCGTGTTGTTAGTTGAACTATGAGGTCGAGAAGTATAATACCAATCAAGAAGATAAGGATGATTCCTCTGATCTATATCAAGTAGCCACAAAGAACCCAGCTGAAAACCGGGAGTATTAAATGGCATTTCCCTTGAAAAAGGAATGTTTCTATCACCGGGGCCTCTGAAACTGGGGCTCCCTCGCCACATTCTAGGAGAAGAGTGCGTATGTCTAGCTCCCTGTCCTTGCAAATTTTGGTCCCTAAAAGTTCTAAGATTTAATAGAAACTGCTTTCCCTGAATGTTGGGTTCCCATGAAGGATAGCTACTCTGGAAACTGCAAAATACAACGATGCAAGATGAGGAGCAAGCACAGGGaacaatgaaaacaaaactaCCAGCAGGCACCTTGCAAGGGTTTATTTCAATTTCCAAGAGAGGACATAACAGTggcaaatttacaaaataatgaTTAACATGCCCAGAATGACTAGTTCCCTTTAAGGAACAAATACAATAGCATCTCATCCTGAGAATTTTGTTGTGCATGTAAAGCAAGCACAAGGACAGTCACACAAGGTTTCAAAAAGCTtatcaaattgaagaaagaatCGACAATTAAAATGCTAAAATCATACCTCAAAAATGATTTCTCCATCTTCCCCTGACAACTCCTCTGGGAGCGAGGTGCATTGTAGGGCGAGCCATAATTGCTATTtccatagttttgaaaatcaaaagcACTAAAACTGTGACAGGTCAATAAAGTCAAGGATTGAATATCGTCAATGTTAAGAAACAAAGCTAAAATATGGTTTGGTATCTAATTCCTTAAGGTTTcagaatttttaatataagaacaTGTGACTCACCTGCAAACATCGCCAACACCTTCAACATCCACTGTGAAATCTGCAATGAACTGTAAGATGCCATCCACGCGCTacaaaaaatcacaacaaaCCAGCTTGAAATTAGCCAATATATGTCATAGCTATAACTAGATAAACAGTCTATCAGGAGATGAAATGGATACCTTTGGGACAACAAATAAAAGCAAGAATGGAGTGAGGAAAATTGAAGCCATCTCCTCAAGTAACATCATTCCAGTATACTgcataaaaaccataaaacagTTAAAATGGATCAACACCATCATTAGGGAGGTCTCATTTTCATATAAATGCATGAATTTCATCTGCATTACCTGAAATAAGGTTTCAAACTCCATACGGACCCTCTCAGTATTTTCTCTGCCCCGCCATTTCTTTGGCATATAATGTGTGTACTGGACCACCATAGACATTGCCCCTTCTTGATCAAGGACCAGGAGCTCATCTGTAACAGCAGCCCGGCTGATAGCTGTTATAGTTCCAAAAACAGCAGCATACCAAAGCAAGTTGCGCCCAAATAtctgcaaaatttaaaagactaTCATGAAACATACATATTATCATCAATTATGACTGccaattttgtattatttagtATCTTTTTAAGATAGTATAAGTGCAAGTATATTACATGGCCCTCTAGCAAAGATTCCTCCAGAAATGCAATGATGATCAGGATAGCAGCAAAGCCTCCAGAGACAAAAGAGATGAACTTCGCGATGATTGAAATAATAGGTGAAGGGAACTGCTTTAAATAATCTGAAGCGTGCATCGCACTGCTACTGATCCGATGCTTGAACAAATGGTCAGCCTGCAACATAAATACATGCCATCTTAATTATAGAAGTGTTCAGGGAGGTGGATTCATATCTGAGAAATGATTTCAAAAATTGCTAaaaccctcattcttttattgaaataaagCTACATTATGGAAATGGACTCTCATCTCATGCATGAAAATGGCAAATAGAAGAAATTTTTCTTGTAACAAAATAAATCTAGCAATCTAACATGCCAGAAACAAATTAATAGATTTAAACAGGCATAGCCCTCATTCATCCAATAATTAACAAAACCCAACAATATCTTGCTTCTGTTCATTACAATGCCATCAAATAAATCAAGCTCTGTTTCATAATCATGAGAAAATGTGttatcagaaaaaaaacatcCTCTTCTGACTAGAAGCAATATTATAAAACCACCAAAATATGTTCACCTTATCAAGAGGTTTTGCTAGTTTAATACAAATATAAGACgcaagatttgaaaaaaaaaaaactagaacacATTCAAAAATTTGCACTCAACACATCCTTGCCAACATTTCAGAAGCAAGCAGATTGATTATGGAaagttttgtttgaaaataatgtcacagagagagagagagagagagagacagtcTGTACCTCGTTGAATTCTCTAAAAATCCACCTTGACAAATTTGACCATCTTCGAGATGATGCTGTGCTTGGATGATTATAAAATTGTTCGGCATGCCTTAGGAAGAGATACACCAGCATGAATATAACAAGAAATGGTGCAAGGACAAGCATTGCAAGCCCAACTACCATAAGTCTTTTCTTTAATGCATTAGGATTATAAATGAAATCCCTCCTAACACAAAAGTTCCTGCAGAAGTACATTCTAATGAGAAAATGCTAAATAATCAACATTTAAACAGGAAGTCATGTGAAATTAAACATACCGATCAAACATGCTCTGTAAGATGCACCAATTTAAGGTCCACTCAAGGGGCTTTGTCAATATTAGGCGATGCTGCATTCCATTTGAACCTGTCCTGACAGTTGGGCCAACACCTGGAATCCACAGGGAGATTGGAAAAGCAAGCACTCCTTTGTTGAGCATTCCAATCAAGTAGTTCTCTTTCCGCATCAATCGCATCATGATGCCATGAGCAGTAAGGTCCTTAACCACACACAGTTGTTGTGAGTGTTGCAACTGAACAACCTTTTCAAGAACTGTAGCCCATGACATGGTTTGAATTTCATTGTCTGTGACATGGAGACTgcaaaaagataatattttttctattattgaaATACAATGA is drawn from Populus nigra chromosome 5, ddPopNigr1.1, whole genome shotgun sequence and contains these coding sequences:
- the LOC133695366 gene encoding autophagy-related protein 9-like — its product is MMFSGQNFNALSIFKWKWRGESSLSNRLLDNVPPEIELSDYRRVPSPGCESPSGLLNGDRLNVETIADLDLFFERLYNYYCEKGLWCIIIKWIVELFSMGFTIGFSGFFLLYVDWNGLRNAKCGMDAVESGIKPCDLAKEALHLHPLTPLTLTKAIIVGYLGLFSIYWIFCFLRFFAQLRDILGTRRFYYNSLHVTDNEIQTMSWATVLEKVVQLQHSQQLCVVKDLTAHGIMMRLMRKENYLIGMLNKGVLAFPISLWIPGVGPTVRTGSNGMQHRLILTKPLEWTLNWCILQSMFDRNFCVRRDFIYNPNALKKRLMVVGLAMLVLAPFLVIFMLVYLFLRHAEQFYNHPSTASSRRWSNLSRWIFREFNEADHLFKHRISSSAMHASDYLKQFPSPIISIIAKFISFVSGGFAAILIIIAFLEESLLEGHIFGRNLLWYAAVFGTITAISRAAVTDELLVLDQEGAMSMVVQYTHYMPKKWRGRENTERVRMEFETLFQYTGMMLLEEMASIFLTPFLLLFVVPKRVDGILQFIADFTVDVEGVGDVCSFSAFDFQNYGNSNYGSPYNAPRSQRSCQGKMEKSFLSFQSSYPSWEPNIQGKQFLLNLRTFRDQNLQGQGARHTHSSPRMWRGSPSFRGPGDRNIPFSREMPFNTPGFQLGSLWLLDIDQRNHPYLLDWYYTSRPHSSTNNTRDATAVPFEAAEQQHSRDYWTPSNLEQNEARYDEEFWGHNYQDRSESHLGASTSAPFFQESVLHHDSSNLAHPTRSHWWVRSAPFGAQPQASFLEPPDFHQASFLEPPDFNLHASENDYDNLSEKSLEDHEQHLDWRGTNRLSRTTYLDDDIEAGRSVSLLFDDIYSRPPDTPPAFREPPSF